A region of the Pseudomonas sp. A34-9 genome:
CCTTCGCCGATCCGGCACTGCTGGCGCGGGCGATCAAGGCGCTGCCACTGACATTGGTGAAAACCCGTCCACTGGACGAGGCAATCAGCAGTGCCGGGGGCGTGACGTTCGAGGCGATGGACGAGCGGCTGATGCTCAAGGCGTTGCCGGGGGTGTTCTGTGCGGGCGAGATGCTCGATTGGGAAGCGCCGACGGGCGGCTATTTGCTGACGGGGTGTTTTGCCAGCGGGCGGGCTGCAGGGTTGGGGATTGTGCAGTGGCTGAAAAGCTAAACCCTCACCCCAGCCCTCTCCCAGAGGGAGAGGGGGCCGACCGAGGTGTCTGACGCCATACATCGACCTGAAACACCGAGTCGATTATGGATTCGGCCAGCCAACCGAAGTGTCTGGCGAAGGCCCTGTCGCTTATGGATTCACAACAGAAGAATCAGGTCGGCGTACTTCGCAAGCATCCCCCAATCAGTCCCCTCTCCCTCCGGGAGAGGGTTAGGGTGAGGGGCTTTTTGACTTAAGGCTTGCGCTTACGCGGCCCGGTGTTGAACACCGGCACTTTACGCACAGGCTTGATCGAAGGCTCCGGCGCTTGGGTCTCGCCGCTGTCGACCCACTTACCGAGATTGCGCTTACCGCCACCGCCAGAGGTTTTGGGTTTTTTCGGCTTCTTCGGCTTCTTGATCACCTGACCGCTGGCATCGGTGTCCGGCACGCGGTGCTCAGGCTCGAAGTCCGGCTCGTTCTGACGCTTCAGCGTCTGACGCGTCAGCATCTCGATCGCCGACAACATGTTCACTTCATCGGCACACACCAGCGAGATCGCCTCGCCCGTAGCGCCAGCGCGGCCGGTACGACCGATCCGGTGAATGTAATCCTCAGCCACAATCGGCAGATCGAAGTTGATCACCAACGGCAGGTCTTCGATATCCAGACCACGAGCGGCAACGTCGGTTGCGACCAGAATCTGCACTTCACTGAGTTTGAAACGATCCAGCGCACGCTGACGGGTGGCCTGCGGTTTGTCGCCATGGATACCGTCGGCATTCACGCCCAGACCCTGAAGTTTTTCCACCAGCGCATCAACACCGTTGCGGGTCTTGGCGAACACCAGCACCTGCTTCCACTTGTTCTTGCGCATCAAGTGCACGAACAGTTCAGCCTTGCGCTTCTTGTCCACCGTCACCACCCATTGCTTGACGGTGTTGGCGGCGACGTTGCGCGGGCTGACTTCTACAGTCAGTGGATCGTCGAGCATTTGCCCGGCAAGCAGGCGGATGTCATCAGAGAACGTCGCGGAAAACAGCAGCGTCTGACGCTTCTTCGGCAGTGCGCGGTAAATGTTCGACAGTTCTTCGGAGAAACCCAGATCGAGCATCCGATCGGCTTCGTCGAGCACCAGCGTTTGCAGCTGATTGAATTTCAGTGCCTTCTGGCGGAACAGGTCGAGCAAGCGCCCCGGCGTTGCCACCAACAGATCAACACCACCGCGCAGCTTCATCATTTGCGGGTTGATGCTGACGCCGCCATACACCGCGTAAGTGCGCAGCGGCAGGTTTTCGGCGTACTGGCGCACGGCTTCGTGAACCTGCTCGGCAAGCTCGCGGGTCGGAACCAGAATCAGTGCGCGCACCGAGTTGGCGGCGACTTTCGGCCCTTCCATAGCCAGCAACTGCAGCAGTGGCAAGGCGAAACCGGCGGTTTTGCCGGTGCCGGTCTGGGCCGCTGCCATCAGGTCACGACCGGCCAGCACGGCCGGGATGGCTTGCGCCTGAACCGGCGTCGGGGTCTGGTAGCCGAGCTTCTCGAGGGAGCGCAGCAAGGGTTCGATCAGGCCAAGGGTGGCGAAAGTCATGGGAGTACCGTAGGAAAAAATAACGCAGGCATGCAATGCCGCGCAGTTTACCCTAATTCGTACGCTGTTCTTCGCGAACGGCTGTCGGCGCGGCGACTGGCGGCTGTGGCGGGCGGCGCCACTGCGGCAAACCAATCAACACCACGGCACTGATGATCACCAGCATCGCCAGCGCTTCTTCGACCCCGATGGTCTCGCCCACAAACACGATCCCCAGCAACACCGCGACTGCCGGGTTGACGTAGGCATAACTGGTCGCCGCCGCCGGACGCACGTGCTTGAGCAAATACATGTAGGAATTGAACGCGATGATCGAGCCGAAGAAGATCAGGTACGCCAGCGCCAGCCAGCCCTCAACCGGCGGCACAGCTTGCAGGTGTTCACCACTCGCGGCGCTACCGATCAGCAGCACCACACCGCCGACCAGCATTTCCACCGCACTGGCCATCGCGCCCTGCGGCAACGGCAGATGTCTGCTCCACACCGAACCGAACGCCCAGGTCGCCGCAGCGAAAATCAGCAGCGCCGCGCCCGTCGGACTCGATTGCAGGTTGGAGCCCATATTGAGCATGGCGATACCGATAATCCCCAACACCACCCCCGCCCACTCGAGCCGAGTATTACGCGCGCCCCAGAAATACCCGCAAAGCAATGTGAACAACGGCACCGTCGCCACCGCCAATGCCGCCACACCTGAAGCAACGCCCGTGTGCTCGGCCACACTCACCGCGCCGTTACCGAAGCTGAGCAGCAAAATGCCGATGATCCCCGCCGCTTTCCACTGCGCCCAGGTCGGCGCCGGTGCCCCGCGCCAGCGCAGGAAGGCGTACATCAGGCTGCCGGCAATCACGAAGCGCACCCCGCCCAGCATCAGCGGCGGCCAGTACTCGACGCCGAGGCGAATCACCAGGTAGGTCGATCCCCAAATCACGTACAGCGCGAAAAACGCGGCGATCAACGGCAAGGAAAAACGGCGCAAGGCAGGCATGGGCAGCTCGAATGTCAGAGGTAGCGGATGAATTATTCTAGAAAGGCCGGCGAGCAAAAATAAGTTACAAAACCTGTTTATCTCGCCGGTACACTTTGGAAATCACGGAGATCGACGGGATAAACCACGATTTCGAAAGTCTGGCATTTTCAGGAGTACGGCCTTGGACAAATACGACCGCATGCTGCTCAGCGCCCTACTCGAAAACGGTCGCGCGTCCTACGCCGATCTGGCGCGCAAGGTGAACCTTTCCGCCCCCGCCGTCGCCGAGCGCGTGGCCAAGCTTGAGGCATCCGGGGTGATCACCGGCTATGAGGCGAAAATCGACCTATCGAAAATCGGCTTGCCGATCCAGTGCATGATCGAATTGCGCCTGCACCAGAACGGCAGTCAGAAGGTCTACGACGAACTGGTAAAAATCCCGCAACTCACCGAGTGTTTTCGAGTGACGGGCGATCCGTGCGTGATGATGAAGGGAGCGGTGGGCTCGATGCCCGAGCTTGAGGAGTTGATCAATCGGGTGGCGAAGTTCGGGTTCAGCAAGACGTCGATTGTGTTGTCGAGCGCCATCGAAAAACGCGTGCCGCTCGGCCAGATCGAAGGCAACGGCAAATCCTGAGGATGATGATGCCCCCCTGTGGGAGCGAGCCTGCTCGCGAAAACGGTGTATCAGGCAACATCCATGTTGAATGAAAAACCGCTTTCGCGAGCAGGCTCGCTCCCACAGGGATTTTGTGTGGGGCGCGGGGTCAGCGAAAGCGCTGCAAGTGTTCCGTGACTTTGGCGGCAGGTACTTTCTGCAATTTGCACAGCAGATCATGCGATAGCTCGCGCACGCCGTGCTTGTGCCGCAGTTCTTCCGCCAGATGCGCCATCAGGTTGGCCGCCATCTCGGCATCGGCCATGGCCCGGTGAGCCTGGCCGGTGTGCGGCAGGCGCGCGAACGTGGTGAGCGTACCGAGCTTGTGATTCGGCGCCGCCGGCATCAGGCGCCGGGCGAGCAGCAGTGAACAGGCAAAATTCTGCAACCGCGTACGCTTGATTCGCCCCAGCTCAAAGTCCCAGAACTTCTGGTCGAACGAAGCGTTGTGCGCGACCAGCGGCGTGCAGCCGACGAATTCGTTGACCTCTTCCATCACCCGCTCGGCTGGGGGTGCGGTGCGCAGCATGGCGTTGCTGATGCCGGTCAATTGTTCGATGAAGGCCGGGACGCGCACGCCGGCATTCATCAGGCTTTGGTAACGCTCGACGATACGGCCGTTTTCCAGCATGACCACGGCGATTTCCGTGGCGCGGCAGCTGCTGTTCGGCGAGAGGCCGGTGGTTTCAAAGTCGATGACTGCAATGCGTTCCAAACCGGGTTCAACTCCGTACAAATCAATTCTTCAGTCGCTGTTCAATTCTTCAGCAGCAGCGCGCCTTCGATCGGCACGTAACGGCTGGCAGCGCGGATCAGCGAGTTGGCGGTCAGGCCCGGCACGCCGTAGGCGACCGCTTGCACGCCGTGTTTGCTGATGATGCGTTCGAGCAGCATGTCGAAATCGCCGTCACCGGAGGCCAGGACGATTTCGTCGACGTGGTCGGCGGCGTCCATGATGTCGAGGGTGATGCCCACGTCCCAGTCGCCCTTGGCCGAGCCGTCGCTGCGCTGGATGTACGGTTTGAGCTTCACGGTGAAGCCGAGGTTGCGCAGGATCTGCTGGAACTGCTGCTGTTTGCTGTCACCACGGTCGATGGCGTAGGCGTAGGCCTCGACGATCTGCCCGTCCTTGCTGATGTCTGCCCACAATGCGGCGTAGTTGAAGTGACAACCATAGGCCTGACGCACGGTGTAGTAGAGGTTCTGCACGTCGGCGAACACTGCGATTTTTTTCACCGGAGTTCCTGTGGGCGCGCAAGCGCACGAAGCGGGATCAGGCGCCAGGCCCGAAAAAGGCGCTCAGTATGCCAGCCATCAGGAGGGTTCCGCGAATAATCGGCCCGGAGCCCTCAGGGGCTCCGGACGAATGGTGAATCAGACGAAGGAATCGTCGTCATCGAAGAACGATGAGCTGTCGTCGCTGTAGTCGGTGTCGGTGAACCCGCCCTGGTCATTGCCAGAGAAGCCGTTATCGGCCACACGCTGATCATCGCCCCAGCCGCTGTTGCTCTGGTCGGCGACCTGCGCCGGTTCTTCCTTGATCACTTCAACGATTTCTTCCGGCTGCTGATTGTGATGAAAGAGGCTGCTGATGCCCTGCGCCAGCATCACGCCGCCGGCCACACCGGCCGCGGTTTTCAAAGCGCCGCCGAGGAAGCTGCTGCCTGCTGCTGGAGTGGCTTGTTGTGCGTAGTTAGGTGGTGGGGCGCCGAAGTTCTGTTGTGGTGCCGGCGCCGCATAATTCTGCTGCGGGGCCGGTTCACGCCAACCGCCAGTGGATGCCGGGGCGGCACTCTGGGTCGGCGCCGGACGCGGGCTGCCACCAAAAATGCTCGACAGGAAACCGCCGCCACCGCTCGGCGCCGGTGCGGCACTCTGCGCCTTGGCCGATTGCAGTTCAGCCTGCAACTGCTGAACTTGTTGCGTCAGCTGCTTGTTCTGTTCATCGAGGCTCTTGAGCGCAGCCTCTTGCACCAGAATCGCCTGGGTCATGAAATAACCTGCAGCCGGTTGGCGGGTCAGGTGTTCCTTGATCCGCGCCTCAGCCTGGGCGTCGCGCGGGGCTGCCTCCGTTTCGGCCTGTTGCAGCCGGGAAAACAGTCCATCGATCAGGGTTTGCTCTTCGCTGTTCATGGCGACCTCGTAGATTGCCGGGGATAACAT
Encoded here:
- a CDS encoding DEAD/DEAH box helicase; the protein is MTFATLGLIEPLLRSLEKLGYQTPTPVQAQAIPAVLAGRDLMAAAQTGTGKTAGFALPLLQLLAMEGPKVAANSVRALILVPTRELAEQVHEAVRQYAENLPLRTYAVYGGVSINPQMMKLRGGVDLLVATPGRLLDLFRQKALKFNQLQTLVLDEADRMLDLGFSEELSNIYRALPKKRQTLLFSATFSDDIRLLAGQMLDDPLTVEVSPRNVAANTVKQWVVTVDKKRKAELFVHLMRKNKWKQVLVFAKTRNGVDALVEKLQGLGVNADGIHGDKPQATRQRALDRFKLSEVQILVATDVAARGLDIEDLPLVINFDLPIVAEDYIHRIGRTGRAGATGEAISLVCADEVNMLSAIEMLTRQTLKRQNEPDFEPEHRVPDTDASGQVIKKPKKPKKPKTSGGGGKRNLGKWVDSGETQAPEPSIKPVRKVPVFNTGPRKRKP
- the yedA gene encoding drug/metabolite exporter YedA — protein: MPALRRFSLPLIAAFFALYVIWGSTYLVIRLGVEYWPPLMLGGVRFVIAGSLMYAFLRWRGAPAPTWAQWKAAGIIGILLLSFGNGAVSVAEHTGVASGVAALAVATVPLFTLLCGYFWGARNTRLEWAGVVLGIIGIAMLNMGSNLQSSPTGAALLIFAAATWAFGSVWSRHLPLPQGAMASAVEMLVGGVVLLIGSAASGEHLQAVPPVEGWLALAYLIFFGSIIAFNSYMYLLKHVRPAAATSYAYVNPAVAVLLGIVFVGETIGVEEALAMLVIISAVVLIGLPQWRRPPQPPVAAPTAVREEQRTN
- a CDS encoding Lrp/AsnC family transcriptional regulator; this translates as MDKYDRMLLSALLENGRASYADLARKVNLSAPAVAERVAKLEASGVITGYEAKIDLSKIGLPIQCMIELRLHQNGSQKVYDELVKIPQLTECFRVTGDPCVMMKGAVGSMPELEELINRVAKFGFSKTSIVLSSAIEKRVPLGQIEGNGKS
- a CDS encoding 3'-5' exonuclease: MERIAVIDFETTGLSPNSSCRATEIAVVMLENGRIVERYQSLMNAGVRVPAFIEQLTGISNAMLRTAPPAERVMEEVNEFVGCTPLVAHNASFDQKFWDFELGRIKRTRLQNFACSLLLARRLMPAAPNHKLGTLTTFARLPHTGQAHRAMADAEMAANLMAHLAEELRHKHGVRELSHDLLCKLQKVPAAKVTEHLQRFR
- a CDS encoding NYN domain-containing protein, producing MKKIAVFADVQNLYYTVRQAYGCHFNYAALWADISKDGQIVEAYAYAIDRGDSKQQQFQQILRNLGFTVKLKPYIQRSDGSAKGDWDVGITLDIMDAADHVDEIVLASGDGDFDMLLERIISKHGVQAVAYGVPGLTANSLIRAASRYVPIEGALLLKN
- a CDS encoding DUF2076 domain-containing protein, with the translated sequence MNSEEQTLIDGLFSRLQQAETEAAPRDAQAEARIKEHLTRQPAAGYFMTQAILVQEAALKSLDEQNKQLTQQVQQLQAELQSAKAQSAAPAPSGGGGFLSSIFGGSPRPAPTQSAAPASTGGWREPAPQQNYAAPAPQQNFGAPPPNYAQQATPAAGSSFLGGALKTAAGVAGGVMLAQGISSLFHHNQQPEEIVEVIKEEPAQVADQSNSGWGDDQRVADNGFSGNDQGGFTDTDYSDDSSSFFDDDDSFV